A portion of the Streptomyces erythrochromogenes genome contains these proteins:
- a CDS encoding S-(hydroxymethyl)mycothiol dehydrogenase translates to MTHRVRGVIARSKGAPVETTTILVPDPGPGEALVRVQACGVCHTDLHYREGGINDEFPFLLGHEAAGIVESVGPDVTSVAPGDFVVLNWRAVCGTCRACKRGRPWYCFATHNATQPMTLEDGTPLSPALGIGAFAEKTLVAAGQCTKVDPAASPAAAGLLGCGVMAGLGAALNTGNVGRGDSVAVIGCGGVGSAAVAGARLAGASRIIAVDLDDRKLEWARGLGATHTVNGRTEDVVKAVQALTGGNGADVVIDAVGRPETYQQAFYARDLAGTVVLVGVPTPEMKLELPLLDVFGRGGALKSSWYGDCLPERDFPLLIDLYLQGRLDLDAFVSETIPLDGVEEAFARMERGEVLRSVVEF, encoded by the coding sequence GTGACGCATCGCGTACGAGGGGTCATCGCCCGGAGCAAGGGCGCACCGGTGGAGACGACGACGATCCTCGTGCCCGACCCGGGGCCGGGCGAGGCACTCGTCCGGGTGCAGGCCTGCGGGGTCTGCCACACCGACCTGCACTACCGCGAAGGCGGGATCAACGACGAGTTCCCCTTCCTGCTCGGCCACGAGGCCGCCGGAATCGTCGAGTCCGTCGGGCCCGACGTCACCTCCGTGGCACCGGGCGACTTCGTCGTCCTCAACTGGCGCGCGGTGTGCGGCACCTGTCGTGCCTGCAAGCGCGGACGCCCCTGGTACTGCTTCGCCACGCACAACGCCACCCAGCCCATGACGCTGGAGGACGGCACCCCGCTCTCCCCGGCCCTCGGGATCGGCGCCTTCGCCGAGAAGACCCTGGTCGCGGCCGGCCAGTGCACCAAGGTGGACCCGGCCGCCTCCCCGGCCGCAGCCGGACTCCTCGGCTGCGGCGTGATGGCAGGCCTCGGCGCAGCCCTCAACACCGGGAACGTCGGACGGGGCGACTCCGTCGCCGTCATCGGCTGCGGGGGAGTGGGCAGCGCGGCCGTGGCCGGCGCCAGGCTGGCGGGCGCCTCGCGGATCATCGCGGTGGACCTGGACGACCGGAAGCTGGAATGGGCGCGCGGCCTCGGCGCCACGCACACCGTCAACGGCCGCACCGAGGACGTCGTCAAGGCCGTCCAGGCCCTGACCGGCGGCAACGGCGCCGACGTCGTCATCGACGCCGTGGGCCGCCCCGAGACCTACCAGCAGGCCTTCTACGCGCGCGACCTCGCCGGGACGGTGGTCCTGGTCGGCGTGCCGACCCCGGAGATGAAGCTCGAACTCCCGCTCCTGGACGTCTTCGGCCGCGGCGGCGCCCTGAAGTCCTCCTGGTACGGCGACTGCCTGCCCGAGCGCGACTTCCCCCTGCTGATCGACCTCTACCTGCAGGGCCGGCTCGACCTGGACGCGTTCGTCTCCGAGACCATCCCGCTCGACGGGGTCGAGGAGGCCTTCGCCCGGATGGAGCGCGGCGAGGTCCTCCGCTCGGTCGTCGAGTTCTGA
- a CDS encoding LysR substrate-binding domain-containing protein produces MLDVRRLRLLRELARRGTIAAVAEALSFSPSAVSQQLGVLEREAGLPLLERTGRRVRLTAAGQNLVRHAEAVLERLEQADADLAEARGGLAGALRIGAFPTATRAIVPAALVALARRHPGLEPMVCETDPAAVAHALRAGDLDVALVHSYDFVPAEREPGLTTEPLYGEAMYLAEPAGGTPEAPGAPGAPGAAGTPGPEAGRPPAGDLPQPPPGPDQDAVLRAHARSPWITATPGTLCHTMTTRACQAAGFTPRVRHQVDEFATVLALVAAGQGVAVVPQLGVAGPADPAVRLTRLVMQRRTGLAFRSGAGTHPAVAAFGAALRAAVPPDLAGSRAEA; encoded by the coding sequence ATGCTCGACGTACGGCGCCTGCGCCTGCTGCGCGAACTCGCCCGCCGCGGCACGATCGCCGCCGTGGCCGAGGCCCTCTCCTTCAGCCCTTCGGCGGTGTCCCAGCAGCTCGGCGTACTGGAACGGGAGGCCGGGCTGCCCCTGCTGGAGCGCACCGGGCGGCGGGTCCGGCTCACCGCGGCCGGGCAGAACCTGGTCCGGCACGCCGAGGCAGTCCTGGAACGGCTGGAGCAGGCGGACGCCGACCTCGCCGAAGCCCGCGGAGGCCTCGCCGGAGCCCTGCGGATCGGCGCCTTCCCCACCGCCACCCGCGCCATCGTCCCGGCCGCCCTGGTGGCCCTCGCCCGCCGCCACCCGGGTCTGGAGCCGATGGTCTGCGAGACCGACCCGGCGGCGGTCGCCCATGCGCTGCGGGCCGGGGACCTGGACGTCGCCCTGGTCCACTCGTACGACTTCGTACCCGCCGAGCGCGAGCCGGGGCTGACCACCGAGCCCCTGTACGGCGAGGCGATGTACCTGGCCGAGCCCGCCGGGGGAACGCCCGAGGCACCTGGGGCACCTGGGGCACCCGGAGCGGCCGGGACACCTGGGCCGGAGGCCGGCCGTCCGCCCGCCGGGGACCTCCCGCAGCCGCCCCCGGGGCCAGACCAGGACGCGGTCCTGCGCGCACACGCCCGATCGCCCTGGATCACCGCCACGCCGGGCACCCTCTGCCACACCATGACCACGAGGGCCTGCCAGGCGGCCGGCTTCACGCCCCGGGTGCGCCACCAGGTGGACGAGTTCGCCACCGTGCTCGCGCTGGTCGCCGCGGGCCAGGGCGTGGCCGTCGTACCCCAGCTCGGGGTCGCGGGGCCCGCGGACCCGGCCGTGCGCCTCACCCGGCTGGTGATGCAGCGGCGCACCGGCCTCGCCTTCCGCAGCGGAGCGGGCACCCACCCGGCCGTGGCCGCCTTCGGCGCGGCGCTCCGCGCCGCCGTACCACCGGATCTGGCCGGGTCGCGCGCCGAAGCGTGA